A genome region from Trichoderma asperellum chromosome 7, complete sequence includes the following:
- a CDS encoding uncharacterized protein (EggNog:ENOG41), protein MDEAGIETEPIFELATKCERLFSEHISKLKDESDLNGAKVIGEYQQKFSTWAAFLGVFAVPDMCLDRRLRNHTEVQDLVLRLLDIMRRNLVHLLEIDHNKSTSDEDIDIPVLDQVSSSPICVNLESLRGIEGAVDRLNHLGRTIQRSSEAGQATKVGRFVTTFDSTSFEEIARSAVKSFYPGASASLLEQLAQSMTNMYERFHYQRSRQVRLQARPKAALSTIGKELASDSKADMGRASFQLTAPPVMNVNKQLPHLVSMTHVEDRSHKSRESKPTSLDSREFSKLFSQQRGGSAGSKTRSILVSQVAYPQPSEESLVCEWCFATLSKDELKGEKWKKHLNEDFKPFICISEKCKGQVNQFATSRAWFSHMLETHGQNWHREIHLPVWWICPLCNSAKTTFSRAQELTEHISKLHDDIFTRPQIQVIVNQSQLRSPRPQDICPLCCLSMRGDQEYEERKHLQLAQRNLLLKGQMPGESHKRVKTETGSSQQIQHSDVNSEGEMEEMISNAGTQSAKNTQRVNIEAIARHVAAHLQGMMLFTLRMMSLDVPNATEDEKSLSSSTDHDSSRPVLEQQHSEQGTSTSISISEEQDNDMDIDGPPIEDTIPDSEHIIDWKDIINDTQHFSGTDSFLQEVIRSGAFHYHESTESFKFPTARTSILPPRNQDFVCPEDVFNRIMKQSSEPASCVALVGLGGIGKSQLALEFAYTTATKSPEVWVFWIHADTQDHVEEGFRRIAKCIELPAQNLPWVDLYQLVCNWLSDTQNGQWIIILDGADNPNVFYKMRIVSRNIPVLSVPPQPADLFLPSLTRNGSIIVTTRNKNFAIDLTGDRSNIIEIGPMSKTDAIILFEEILEMRFQFTLDMGLANRLVKALGRIPLAITQAAAYLNYTETPLNEYLKILEGSEDAKKRLLQYESTDRLRHLLAPTSIFATWQISFDFIRSQRPSAADLLSLMSFFDRRGIPKWLLAPYKQGIRTPRADSPSIIGQLDLYDSDSDTNNGIDDTLSGDIEMLMNHSFINANMTRDIFEMHGLVQLAVKMSLNDAKLAAIGERFIQRLAAEFPRSPLSSRSICQELFAHVREAAKYYPRDSALEDWATLLYNGGRYARLQGDYETAKQMSSRVSEARQKIRREEGEDTRILENSSLTALILMDQGLYEEADKLFNQIADAFKRMEVEVETARSNSLISMNNLASIYRVQGRWKEAEKLLTEVRYRRAEINEVGPSASATLANLASTYRAQGRYMEAEELQEMVLESCKIELGEAHPQTLTNMSNLASIYRIRGELEKAEQLQAHAMNIRSMGFGMEHPDTLTSMNSLASIFRAQGRLLEAKELQEQVWDLRSKKLGGTHPNTLASMNNLALIYRDQGEFERARDLQSVVVDRCKAKFGANHPHTLTSMNNLALIWKIQGQHEDAMRLMKLCSEYRQKTLGQEHPYTVSSMAAVRRWSE, encoded by the exons ATGGATGAGGCAGGCATAGAGACGGAGCCCATTTTCGAGCTGGCGACAAAATGCGAAAGGCTATTTTCGGAGCACATCTCAAAGCTGAAAGATGAATCTGACTTGAATGGCGCGAAAGTCATTGGAGAGTATCAGCAAAAGTTTTCAACTTGGGCGGCTTTCTTAGGCGTGTTCGCTGTGCCAGATATGTGCCTCGACCGTAGACTGCGCAACCATACCGAGGTTCAGGATTTGGTTCTTCGCTTGTTGGATATCATGAGGAGAAACTTGGTTCATC TTCTCGAAATTGATCATAACAAGTCCACTTCAGACGAAGATATCGACATTCCCGTCTTAGATCAAGTTTCTTCATCCCCGATCTGCGTCAACTTAGAGAGTCTAAGAGGAATTGAAGGAGCGGTTGACCGCCTCAATCATCTCGGCAGGACCATACAACGATCGTCAGAGGCAGGGCAGGCAACAAAAGTTGGCAGATTCGTAACGACATTTGACTCCACTTCATTCGAAGAGATTGCGCGCTCTGCAGTCAAGTCATTCTACCCCGGTGCCAGCGCATCGCTTTTGGAGCAGCTTGCCCAATCAATGACCAATATGTACGAAAGATTCCATTATCAGCGATCGAGACAAGTGCGACTCCAAGCTCGACCCAAAGCAGCATTGTCCACCATTGGCAAAGAGCTGGCTTCAGATTCAAAGGCAGATATGGGGAGAGCATCTTTTCAGTTAACTGCTCCTCCTGTTATGAATGTCAATAAGCAGCTACCGCACCTAGTCTCAATGACGCATGTAGAAGACAGGTCACACAAATCCAGGGAATCCAAGCCAACATCCTTAGATAGCCGAGAGTTCAGTAAACTCTTTTCGCAACAAAGGGGCGGATCTGCCGGTAGCAAGACAAGGTCTATTCTTGTTAGTCAAGTAGCCTACCCTCAACCATCTGAAGAAAGCTTGGTTTGCGAATGGTGCTTTGCGACTCTCTCAAAAGATGAACTTAAGGGGGAGAAATGGAA GAAACATTTGAATGAAGATTTTAAGCCATTCATTTGCATATCTGAGAAGTGTAAGGGGCAAGTAAACCAGTTTGCAACTTCAAGGGCATGGTTTAGTCACATGCTTGAAACACATGGTCAAAATTGGCATCGAGAAATACATTTGCCGGTATGGTGGATTTGTCCACTATGCAATAGCGCAAAAACGACCTTTTCTAGAGCACAAGAACTCACAGAACATATATCAAAGCTTCACGATGATATTTTTACAAGACCACAAATTCAAGTCATTGTAAACCAGAGCCAGCTCCGATCCCCACGGCCGCAAGATATCTGTCCCTTATGCTGCCTTTCAATGAGAGGTGATCAAGaatatgaagagagaaagcatTTGCAATTAGCACAACGAAACCTTCTATTGAAAGGTCAGATGCCTGGAGAAAGTCACAAACGTGTTAAAACAGAGACTGGCTCAAGTCAGCAAATCCAACATAGCGACGTCAACTCCGAAGGAGAAATGGAAGAGATGATATCAAATGCTGGAACCCAATCTGCCAAAAATACACAGCGAGTAAATATTGAAGCCATCGCAAGACATGTAGCTGCGCATCTTCAAGGGATGATGCTCTTCACCTTGCGTATGATGTCTCTAGATGTCCCAAATGCAACAGAAGATGAAAAGTCTTTATCTAGTAGTACCGATCACGACTCGTCTCGCCCTGTTTTAGAGCAACAACATTCTGAACAAGGGACAAGCACTTCTATTAGTATATCGGAAGAACAAGATAATGACATGGATATTGATGGCCCTCCGATAGAAGATACTATTCCTGACAGCGAGCACATTATTGATTGGAAAGACATAATTAACGATACACAACATTTTTCAGGAACTGATAGCTTTCTACAAGAGGTTATTCGCTCTGGTGCTTTCCATTATCACGA ATCAACAG AATCATTTAAATTTCCGACAGCACGCACTTCCATCCTGCCTCCGCGAAATCAGGATTTCGTTTGCCCTGAAGACGTTTTCAATCGTATCATGAAACAATCTTCCGAACCAGCCAGCTGCGTAGCTCTTGTGGGCTTAGGCGGCATTGGCAAATCACAACTGGCTCTAGAATTTGCGTATACGACTGCAACGAAATCGCCCGAGGTTTGGGTATTCTGGATTCATGCTGACACTCAAGATCATGTCGAAGAGGGCTTTAGGAGGATCGCGAAGTGTATCGAATTGCCTGCACAGAACCTGCCATGGGTCGACTTATATCAGCTTGTATGCAACTGGCTTTCTGATACACAGAATGGCCAATGGATTATAATCCTCGATGGCGCCGATAATCCGAACGTATTTTATAAGATGCGCATCGTTTCGAGGAACATACCGGTGCTTAGCGTCCCGCCACAGCCTGCAGATCTATTTTTACCATCACTGACTCGAAATGGCTCAATAATTGTCACAACTCGAAATAAGAATTTCGCCATTGACCTCACCGGAGATCGTAGCAACATAATTGAAATTGGGCCAATGTCAAAGACAGATGCCATCATTCTATTCGAAGAGATACTAGAAATGAGATTTCAGTTTACCTTGGATATGGGCTTGGCGAATAGACTTGTAAAAGCTCTTGGTCGGATTCCGCTGGCTATAACTCAAGCGGCGGCTTATTTAAACTACACGGAAACTCCTCTTAACGAATACCTAAAAATTTTAGAAGGCAGCGAGGACGCAAAGAAGAGACTTTTACAGTATGAGTCTACCGACCGACTTCGACATCTACTCGCTCCAACGTCTATCTTCGCAACATGGCAAATATCCTTTGACTTTATTCGTTCTCAAAGGCCATCCGCAGCTGATCTTCTGTCGCTCATGAGCTTCTTTGATCGACGAGGTATCCCTAAATGGCTTCTTGCACCTTATAAACAAGGCATCAGGACTCCGCGAGCAGATAGTCCGAGTATTATAGGCCAATTAGACCTATATGATAGCGACAGCGATACGAATAACGGTATAGACGATACTTTAAGCGGGGATATAGAGATGTTGATGAATCATTCCTTCATTAATGCGAACATGACAAGAGACATATTCGAGATGCATGGACTCGTCCAGCTTGCAGTTAAGATGAGTCTAAACGATGCCAAACTAGCCGCAATCGGCGAGCGGTTTATTCAGCGTTTGGCGGCAGAGTTCCCCAGAAGCCCACTTAGTAGTCGGTCTATCTGCCAAGAACTTTTTGCTCATGTTCGAGAGGCAGCCAAATACTATCCCAGGGATAGTGCATTAGAAGACTGGGCAACTCTTTTATACAACGGAGGTCGTTATGCACGCTTGCAGGGTGACTATGAAACTGCGAAGCAGATGAGCAGCAGAGTATCAGAGGCTAGACAGAAGATAAGgagggaggagggagaagacaCGAGAATTTTAGAAAATTCATCGTTGACTGCGCTAATACTGATGGATCAGGGACTATATGAAGAGGCCGATAAGCTGTTCAACCAAATAGCAGATGCATTCAAAAGAATGGAAGTGGAAGTGGAAACAGCTCGCTCTAACTCACTCATCAGTATGAATAACCTGGCGTCGATATATAGAGTTCAGGGACGAtggaaagaagcagagaaactTCTAACCGAAGTCAGATATCGAAGGGCAGAAATTAACGAAGTTGGCCCCAGTGCTTCAGCGACTCTAGCCAATCTAGCATCCACATATAGAGCTCAAGGTCGATATatggaagctgaagagctACAAGAAATGGTGCTAGAAAGTTGCAAGATAGAGcttggagaagctcatcCACAAACATTAACCAATATGAGTAACCTGGCGTCCATCTATAGGATCCGGGGCGAGTTGGAGAAAGCTGAACAGCTTCAGGCCCATGCGATGAATATTCGCAGTATGGGATTTGGAATGGAGCATCCGGACACGCTAACAAGCATGAACAGCCTTGCATCAATATTCAGAGCCCAAGGTCGACTATTGGAAGCTAAAGAGTTGCAAGAGCAGGTATGGGACCTTCGAAGTAAGAAGTTGGGCGGGACGCATCCCAACACTTTGGCTAGCATGAACAACTTGGCTCTGATATATAGAGACCAAGGGGAATTTGAAAGAGCTAGAGATTTGCAATCAGTAGTGGTAGACCGTTGCAAGGCAAAGTTTGGGGCCAACCACCCTCACACGCTGACTAGTATGAATAACCTTGCTCTTATTTGGAAAATTCAAGGTCAGCACGAAGACGCTATGAGGCTCATGAAGCTCTGTTCCGAGTATCGTCAGAAAACCCTTGGCCAGGAGCATCCTTATACTGTTTCGTCCATGGCGGCGGTAAGGCGGTGGAGCGAGTAG
- a CDS encoding mitochondrial 54S ribosomal protein uL13m gives MSQTIGLTRLAYSRVWHQISASTPHPTLTTQPNVTPPSLGRLASRIAVLLMGKHKPTFDPSTDCGDYVVVTNCAALHTTGNKKWRKNYYRHTTRPGSLKTVTMDVLMEKHGGSEVLRKAVSGMLPKNRLRDKRLARLKAFEGEAHPYKQNVIRFGGKVVGSEGWQKAVEAIRNTDKDRL, from the exons ATGTCGCAGACAATTGGTCTG ACAAGACTCGCCTACTCTCGAGTATGGCACCAGATCTCCGCCTCAACACCTCACCCAACTCTCACCACCCAGCCCAACGTCACTCCCCCTTCCCTGGGCCGCCTAGCATCCCGAATTGCCGTGCTGCTCATGGGCAAGCACAAGCCCACGTTCGACCCCTCCACCGACTGCGGTGACTACGTCGTGGTGACGAACTGCGCCGCGCTGCACACCACGGGCAACAAGAAATGGCGCAAGAACTACTACCGACACACGACGAGACCTGGTAGCTTGAAGACTGTGACTATGGACGTGCTGATGGAGAAGCATGGCGGAAGCGAGGTGTTGCGGAAGGCGGTTAGCGGAATGCTGCCGAAGAACAGGCTGCGGGACAAGAGGCTGGCGAGACTAAAGGCGTTTGAGGGAGAGGCGCATCCGTATAAGCAGAACGTGATACGGTTTGGAGGCAAGGTCGTTGGGTCGGAGGGCTGGCAGAAGGCAGTGGAGGCGATACGGAATACGGATAAGGATAGGTTATGA
- a CDS encoding uncharacterized protein (EggNog:ENOG41) codes for MSLKQEIETWVAALARYDNNEFDDALGEFDKIGDTSKILFNMGVIHATLGEHEKAVECYQRAIRLDQYLAVAYFQQGVSNFLLGDFEEALANFNDTLLYLRGNSVIDYAQLGLLFKLYSCEVLFNRGLCYIYLQQKEAGMQDLAYAVKEKVVEDHNVIDEAIREEAEGYTVFSIPVGVVYRPNEAKVRNLKTKDYLGKARLVAASDRSNAFTGFAGSEMKNSKTEAKDDRPTENLSFAATNLVKPGLQSRRQQSEPPNNRNNAFPPTPPPENDRPSRGASVRSAGPRPNVGKLSIQTQESSRRYEKAMSPQDRSKHSRSASANPSRGFSTREPPRRQRAIEEESPYGDEVYDMYGDGGRGSKQSRSRQQRYDDDDDGSDYDYGSFDEGEFEMVSSVRRGPGSVSRPSRAASRRPDIRKIRVKVHSDDVRYIMIGTSIEFSDFVDRIRDKFGLRRRFKIKMKDEDVPDDMITMGDQDDLDVAIQSAKSQAKRQRLDVGKMEIWVIEV; via the exons ATGTCGCTGAAACAG GAAATCGAGACTTGGGTAGCCGCCCTAGCTCGTTATGACAACAATGAGTTCGACGACGCTCTTGGCGAATTCGATAAAATCGGCGATACGAGCAAGATTCTCTTTAACATGGGCGTTATCCACGCCACATTGGGCGAGCATGAGAAAGCT GTCGAGTGTTATCAGCGAGCCATCCGACTAGATCAATACCTAGCTGTCGCATACTTCCAGCAGGGTGTTTCAAATTTTCTGCTGGGAGATTTTGAAGAGGCTTTGGCAAACTTTAACGATACGCTGCTGTATCTGCGAGGTAACAGCGTGATCGACTATGCCCAACTTGGCCTCCTTTTCAAGTTATACTCATGCGAAGTACTGTTCAATCGAGGATTGTGCTACATCTATCTGCAGCAGAAAGAGGCTGGAATGCAGGATTTGGCGTATGCCGTTAAGGAGAAGGTCGTGGAAGACCACAACGTCATCGACGAAGCTATTCGAGAGGAAGCCGAG GGCTATACAGTATTTTCTATTCCTGTCGGTGTTGTGTATCGACCAAACGAGGCCAAAGTCCGCAATTTGAAAACCAAAGATTATCTCGGCAAGGCCAGATTGGTTGCGGCCTCGGACCGATCCAATGCATTTACCGGGTTTGCCGGCTCTGAGATGAAGAAT TCCAAAACAGAGGCGAAAGACGACCGGCCAACCGAAAATCTATCTTTCGCGGCGACAAATCTGGTCAAGCCCGGCCTTCAATCCCGGAGACAGCAGTCTGAACCTCCAAACAATCGTAACAACGCTTTCCCCCCAACTCCCCCCCCTGAAAACGATCGACCAAGTCGGGGTGCTTCTGTACGGAGCGCTGGACCGAGACCGAATGTTGGGAAGCTTAGCATTCAGACGCAAGAGAGCAGCAGGAGATATGAGAAGGCAATGTCTCCGCAAGATCGATCGAAACATTCGCGATCAGCATCCGCTAACCCTTCGAGGGGTTTCTCCACCAGAGAACCTCCACGAAGACAAAGAGCTATTGAGGAAGAGTCCCCATATGGCGACGAAGTATATGATATGTATGGTGATGGCGGGCGAGGAAGCAAGCAGTCTCGGTCCAGACAACAGCGatacgatgatgatgacgatggttCGGACTATGATTATGGATCCTTTGACGAAGGCGAATTCGAAATGGTTTCGAGCGTGCGACGCGGCCCTGGATCCGTTTCCCGACCTTCCCGCGCGGCATCGCGACGACCTGATATACGGAAGATCCGTGTCAAGGTTCACTCAGACGATGTGAGGTATATCATGATTGGTACATCCATCGAGTTTTCGGACTTTGTGGATCGCATCAGAGACAAGTTTGGCCTGCGAAGGCGATTCAAGATCAAGATGAAGGACGAAGACGTGCCGGACGACATGATTACGATGGGCGACCAAGATGACTTGGACGTGGCGATTCAGAGCGCGAAGAGCCAAGCAAAAAGACAGAGGTTGGATGTTGGCAAAATGGAG ATTTGGGTTATTGAAGTTTAA
- a CDS encoding uncharacterized protein (BUSCO:EOG092D0590): MLASSSSSQKGFAPSSQSSQSLKQADHAPTIGRTSIDREGTGLQIPNGGASRNLSASAAFAPRGNSLVPGAGPGSFSSELRSQMIPIRSGSRTDAAPVYPSSFVDKVEDGELAEQNLSMLRDRLNREMKIKEGSENMLEALNLKKPKQTKEQRQRVEAELTASHSRIKVLKQQITDAQRTKVAPPSTPPRNRTQQDVGLHRSPHSLRSGTGSEVEEPTESPTFTLTELLQALEVGGMTPDYYVNRANLLVDLFKRYPTLKYDLVWSVFGLRMQMMLLSESREVVAAGYRATRYAISDRNSLRKIRSLNTDFLVIRSLNNYRKADVEREQALKFVRAFLDVKDGAKEVSRAVVRTIVAVAEYGDDRSGSAQPSEQNTDRLRPICIETLAEIMVRDPRLLLASGGLGPLSEALAEGTYKAPESLASAFLFLLDTPQRRKYVQPGYGLDVVFNAFTSQLVGSEAVLKQNCKAISVAMRSWSGLMTLCMYDFRSIRSLIMSILLPSPVVRETILDLLFSLLRIKPPAWAVSFLAGRRLTTYGRVNNLNLKTEAKDRGYLEEDTGEQNFVDHYTALILAVFIKSGLIQTLLQVARSESDTMLKRKTTLLIGEALKLAARLLPPSWSAEIQLLPELFSAAAKFSDDQSYIASSIVYQMSSINRTLYRSAPADSLAGILPSSDSMNDLALLDGQRKAGSAVAFDDATFRQLLIDTGVLNHSNYSKWNWENIMKVIDGPLQVGKRLEEAIKASKFMKRIMSFYRPFKYKFAEVRNTRNTQKYVRAGCALMHSLLQSPEGVRFLADSKLLRQIAECLAQCDPTSGLTAQYPMFSKDRLTDTLCAGYFPMLGVLTGDPKGLAMLERWKMFNMMYHIYELTQRPDLVKLLLSSFDYSRQGHHRILLSKALTAGTKEIRIHATNTLRKCTLRRLPSINGQGEVSDSKWAIQLLVTQLYDPEIEVCSTAVKILEKACNRKAYLAYIVECRPALDHLGEIGAPLLLRFLSTSIGYHYLDGLDYISNEMDDWFLGRNDSYVSLIEASLAKAFLSETDEQNHRLSMFDEHEAETDFHDSHIPPHFYRELTRTQEGCKLLSDKGHFEEFASTIRDHGMQSEDSELITKVKGCLWAVGNVGSMELGAPFLESTDMVEQIIKIATTHEVMSLRGTAFFVLGLISRSTHGLEILSEHGWDANTTLMGNSLGFCIPSDLSKLFSLSPWHNETAASIRLPESQCTIREQPPPRPARPPLELSEMPPLVNDTATSERILELIVDLGNTVLYRKAVTELQKIKARKPTAFRSAEFFKTVMGLMEWNHYRLGVRRMVIDLFEKAVMRQIVFDEDESDSSEEDESSPVDADDSVSSGDDRDDRTERQRSISEPMEPPQDLIPAPLRLRR; the protein is encoded by the exons atgctGGCCAGCTCCTCGTCCAGCCAGAAGGGGTTTGCCCCCTCCAGCCAGTCCTCCCAGAGCCTCAAGCAGGCCGACCATGCGCCGACGATCGGACGAACGAGCATCGACCGCGAGGGCACTGGGCTGCAGATTCCCAATGGCGGGGCCTCGAGGAATCTGTCAGCCTCGGCCGCGTTTGCTCCCCGAGGGAACAGCCTCGTCCCCGGCGCCGGGCccggcagcttcagctccgAGCTGCGCAGCCAGATGATCCCCATTCGCTCAGGCAGCCGAACCGACGCGGCGCCAGTATACCCGAGCAGCTTTGTGGACAAGGTGGAAGACGGCGAGCTTGCAGAACAGAACCTTTCCATGCTGCGGGACAGGCTGAACCGGGAGATGAAGATCAAGGAAGGGAGCGAGAACATGCTCGAAGCTCTCAACCTGAAAAAGCCCAAGCAGACAAAGGAGCAGCGCCAAAGAGTCGAGGCCGAGCTGACGGCCAGCCATTCGCGCATCAAGGTCCTGAAGCAGCAGATTACAGATGCTCAGCGTACCAAGGTGGCACCTCCCAGCACACCCCCCAGGAACAGAACCCAGCAGGACGTTGGACTACATCGCTCACCGCATAGCCTTCGATCGGGCACCGGCTCAGAGGTTGAAGAGCCTACCGAGAGCCCTACGTTTACGCTCACCGAGCTTCTACAAGCCCTGGAGGTTGGAGGAATGACCCCCGACTACTACGTGAACCGTGCGAACCTTCTAGTCGACCTGTTCAAGAGATATCCTACTCTCAAGTACGATTTGGTGTGGTCCGTGTTTGGCCTGCGgatgcagatgatgctcCTCAGCGAAAGCAGAGAAGTCGTGGCGGCTGGTTATCGTGCGACAAGATATGCAATTTCGGATCGAAACTCTCTTAGGAAGATTAGAAGTTTGAATACCGACTTTTTAGTTATACG GTCACTAAACAACTATCGAAAGGCCGACGTTGAACGAGAGCAGGCCCTCAAGTTTGTACGAGCTTTTCTAGACGTTAAAGACGGAGCCAAGGAAGTCTCGCGCGCTGTTGTACGGACCATTGTCGCTGTGGCCGAGTATGGTGATGATCGATCTGGCTCAGCACAGCCTTCTGAGCAAAATACAGATCGCTTACGGCCCATCTGCATCGAAACTCTGGCGGAGATTATGGTTCGAGATCCTCGCTTGCTTCTTGCATCAGGTGGGTTGGGTCCCCTCTCTGAGGCTCTCGCCGAGGGAACCTACAAAGCCCCTGAGAGTCTGGCATccgcttttctctttctcttagATACGCCGCAGAGGCGAAAATATGTCCAACCGGGCTACGGACTGGACGTGGTTTTTAACGCATTCACAAGCCAACTGGTTGGAAGCGAGGCTGTACTGAAACAAAACTGCAAGGCCATATCTGTCGCCATGCGATCTTGGTCTGGCCTCATGACGCTCTGTATGTACGACTTTCGGTCCATCAGATCACTCATTATGAGCATACTACTTCCGAGCCCTGTTGTACGAGAAACCATTTTGGACCTGCTCTTTTCATTGCTTCGCATTAAACCACCTGCCTGGGCGGTGTCTTTCTTGGCAGGACGGAGGTTAACTACCTACGGAAGGGTGAACAACCTCAACTTGAAGACTGAAGCCAAAGACCGAGGCTATCTAGAAGAAGATACAGGCGAACAGAACTTTGTGGACCATTATACGGCACTGATTCTGGCGGTCTTTATAAAGTCTGGACTTATCCAAACCCTTTTACAAGTTGCACGTTCTGAGAGCGATACTATGCTTAAGCGCAAGACAACGCTGTTGATCGGCGAGGCGCTCAAGCTGGCAGCTAGACTGCTCCCTCCATCGTGGAGTGCAGAAATACAGCTTTTGCCGGAATTGTTttcggcagcagcaaaattCAGCGATGACCAATCGTATATTGCGTCAAGTATTGTGTACCAGATGAGCAGCATAAACCGTACGCTATACCGGAGTGCGCCAGCAGACTCTTTGGCCGGTATCTTGCCTTCAAGCGATAGCATGAACGACTTAGCACTCCTAGATGGCCAACGCAAGGCAGGATCTGCAGTGGCCTTTGACGACGCTACGTTCCGTCAGCTTCTCATCGACACGGGCGTTCTCAACCATTCCAACTACTCCAAATGGAATTGGGAGAATATCATGAAAGTAATCGACGGCCCTCTTCAGGTCGGGAAGAGGCTCGAAGAAGCCATCAAGGCGTCAAAATTTATGAAGAGAATTATGAGTTTTTATCGGCCGTTCAAATATAAGTTTGCGGAAGTCCGAAATACGCGAAACACTCAAAAATATGTCAGGGCTGGATGTGCTCTTATGCACTCCCTGCTTCAGTCGCCGGAAGGAGTTCGATTCTTGGCGGATAGCAAGTTGTTGAGGCAAATTGCGGAATGTTTGGCCCAATGCGATCCG ACGAGTGGACTGACCGCGCAGTATCCCATGTTCTCTAAGGATAGGCTAACGGATACCCTCTGTGCCGGCTATTTCCCCATGCTTGGGGTGCTAACCGGTGATCCGAAAGGATTGGCCATGTtagagagatggaagatgttCAATATGATGTATCACATCTATGAGCTGACCCAGCGACCCGATCTTGTCAAActcctcctctccagctTTGATTACAGTCGCCAGGGCCATCATCGCATCTTGCTTTCAAAAGCGCTGACAGCAGGGACGAAGGAGATTCGGATACATGCAACAAATACGCTTCGGAAATGCACTCTTCGAAGGTTGCCATCTATCAACGGCCAAGGCGAAGTCAGCGACTCGAAATGGGCAATTCAACTTCTAGTTACGCAACTGTATGACCCAGAGATTGAGGTGTGCTCAACCGCAGTCAAGATCTTGGAGAAGGCCTGCAATAGGAAAGCGTATCTGGCATATATTGTGGAGTGCCGTCCAGCCTTGGACCATCTCGGCGAAATTGGAGCTCCGCTATTGCTTCGATTCCTGTCGACATCTATTGGCTATCACTATTTGGATGGTCTGGATTACATCAGTAATGAAATGGATGACTGGTTCTTGGGAAGGAATGATTCCTACGTTAGCCTCATTGAAGCTAGCTTGGCCAAGGCCTTCCTCTCAGAAACGGACGAGCAGAATCATCGACTTAGCATGTTTGATGAGCACGAAGCGGAAACAGACTTTCACGATAGCCATATACCACCCCACTTCTACAGAGAACTAACAAGAACCCAAGAGGGATGTAAGCTGCTCAGTGACAAGGGCCACTTCGAAGAGTTTGCTAGTACGATTCGCGATCATGGAATGCAATCTGAGGACTCTGAACTCATCACAAAGGTCAAGGGATGCCTTTGGGCTGTTGGAAATGTAGGATCTATGGAACTCGGCGCGCCGTTCTTGGAATCCACCGACATGGTTGAGCAGATTATAAAGATTGCAACTACCCACGAAGTGATGAGCCTGCGTGGGACGGCGTTCTTTGTTTTGGGCCTGATTTCCCGTTCGACTCATGGACTTGAAATCTTATCTGAGCATGGCTGGGATGCCAATACGACATTGATGGGCAACTCTCTCGGTTTTTGCATCCCGTCTGACCTGTCTAAGCTTTTTTCGCTTTCACCTTGGCATAACGAAACAGCTGCTTCGATTAGGTTGCCAGAGTCACAGTGCACCATTCGGGAGCAGCCGCCTCCTAGGCCCGCCCGTCCGCCCCTAGAATTGTCCGAAATGCCCCCTCTGGTTAATGACACGGCTACTAGTGAGCGGATTCTCGAGCTTATAGTGGATCTCGGAAATACGGTGCTGTATCGAAAGGCCGTCACCGAGTTGCAGAAGATAAAAGCGCGAAAGCCAACAGCCTTCCGAAGTGCCGAATTTTTCAAAACGGTCATGGGTCTTATGGAGTGGAATCACTACAGACTTGGTGTCCGGAGAATGGTCATCGACCTTTTTGAAAAGGCAGTCATGAGACAGATCGTtttcgacgaagatgaaagcGACAGtagcgaggaagacgagagcAGTCCAGTGGATGCAGACGACAGCGTTAGCTCTGGCGACGACAGGGATGACAGAACGGAGAGACAGAGGAGTATCAGTGAGCCTATGGAACCTCCGCAAGATTTGATCCCAGCACCTCTACGACTGCGACGGTAA
- a CDS encoding uncharacterized protein (EggNog:ENOG41), giving the protein MSPPSALHPNHQKLLDRAREFIAEIEDQTPGAELEARLNSEFGPGTPYYDDFSSLIRQGLANNESWISKEGVDGANFRLSDISPPTEDTKYFSILTVYLENDGYEHIAHIHPYGELNCIVQIDPAAEFKGFQGWQGAGWTSPPPGSHHAPSVRGGGLVALVFIPAGRLAFKELKDPRDF; this is encoded by the exons ATGAGCCCCCCTTCCGCGCTTCACCCAAACCACCAGAAGCTCCTCGACCGAGCTCGAGAGTTCATTGCTGAGATTGAAGACCA AACTCCTGGTGCAGAGCTCGAAGCTAGACTAAACAGCGAGTTTGGACCTGGAACTCCCTACTACGACGACTTTAGCAGTTTAATTCGACAAGGCTTGGCCAATAATGAGAGCTGGATCTCGAAAGAAGGAGTCGACGGTGCTAATTTCCGCCTCTCCGACATTAGCCCACCCACAGAAGACACTAAATATTTCAGCATTCTAACAGTCTACCTGGAGAACGATGGATATGAACACATAGCGCATATTCACCCGTACGGTGAGCTCAACTGCATCGTTCAAATTGACCCTGCTGCGGAGTTCAAGGGGTTTCAAGGTTGGCAGGGCGCGGGCTGGACATCACCGCCGCCTGGATCTCACCATGCCCCCTCAGTGCGCGGAGGTGGCCTGGTGGCTCTTGTCTTCATACCCGCGGGGCGCCTAGCTTTTAAGGAACTCAAGGATCCCCGAGACTTCTAG